From Desulfobacterales bacterium:
GCGGCTAAATTGTTAATCAGGGTTGACAGGGGCTTCAGGTAAATGTTGTGGGAGATTGAAAAGATGCGCAACCAAAGTTGACATTTTCGATACGATTTTCGCGAGGCTGCACGAATCCGGGATATGAACTGATATACGGTTGTGTTTACACTGCAACCAAAATTGCACCCTTTGTGATGAGCGCATCCGCTTAACGATAATTGAGGATGGGCCAGGAGCGTTGCTGGGCGATTTTTTTAAGAATGCGATTGGGTGCGACCGCATGCGGGTGGCCGACGATCTCTAATAGCGGAAGATCAGAAGGATGGTTGCCGTAGGCATAGGATCTTTGAAGATCCAATCCGATGTTTTGGGCCAGCGCCAAAGTTAATCTTTGTTTATTTTGCCCGACACATACAGGTCCGAGCGGTCTGCCGGTCAGTTGGCCGTCGGCATTGACTTCCAGGTCAGTGCACAACAGGTGATCGAATCCAAGATCTTTGGCGACCGGCTTGAGCATATAGCGGACCGAGCCGGAGATTAACACCAGTACATGGCCCTGTGTTTTATGATCTTGCACTCTGGCAACAATTGCAGGCGCCAGACAGGGTTTCAAGTATGCTTGATAAAATTCCGTCGCTCCTTTTTGAAAATCAACCAGGCGTTTATTTTTATAATACGTCAACAGAATCTTGACCATGCGTTCTTCTGAAAGCAACCCCTGCCGATAAAAGAACGCGCACACCAGAATTTTCAGCACATAGCCAATCGGCATCAGGCGTCGATCCCAAAGCCATTGAATACCCAAGCGGCCGCTTTCGACTTGCAGCAGGGTTTCATCGAAATCAAAAAATGCAGCCACCTGATTAGGGCTGGTCGTATTGTTATCTTTGGGATTTGCTTTTGGTTTTGCGATCTGCTGCATTGAGCTTTAGGAGGTACGGAGCATTTTGGTTAGCACCTGATATTCGAAATCGGTGCCGTCGTAATCATAAGTGGATTCTTCACCGGACATCGGGATGAGTTTTAACTGACCTTTAAAAAAGGCGGAGGTGATGTTTTCAACCTCTTTTATGCTCAAATCTTTTCTGGCAAAATATTTGGAGTAGACATTGGGGTATCCCAGGTTGCGGGTGATTTTAAATAATTTTAGCTGGGCATTGGGGTTAAGGGCTTTGCGAAGACTGTATGCGATATTGGCCGTATTCATATCGAATAAATGGGGGTTGGCAAACAGCAGCGAAGAAAGCCTGAAACCTTGACGTTTGTAGCTATCGGTTAACCCGGGCAGCTTAATTTCAGTGTCATTGAGTAGCTTGAGCGGAGGTCTGCCCATCCTGTCTTTGAGGGCATCAATCAGAATGGCCGGCAAAATGATGGCCGCTTGATCCTGGTATTTCACGGCCAATTGTAAAAAATGGTCTATAAATTTTTTGGTGGTCATCGGTGAGTCCGAGGCCACAAATAAAGCGTGCCGTTTTTCCCGGCAGGCTTTGCTGGCGGCGTACCCTTTAATCAGATTACCCGCGATTGAATTATATTTGACCTTGCGTTTGGTGATGTTAAAACGGTCGATGATATCAGATGAAATCCGGGTATTCTGATTTATCAAGCGGCACGGTTTATCGAATTGGTTGATAAAATGGTGAAGGCGCTGCTCCAATAACATTTGATGACCGACAATGATGATGTCGTCGATCAGATTGCTGGCAAACAGCTTTTCAAGCGTAAACTGGATGATGGGCTTGCTTAGTTTCTCACCGTCAACGATGGTTTCAAATTCTCTCAAGGGCCGATAACCGGTCTCGATAAACTTTTCGCCATAGTGTTCCGCAACGATCTTGCTGTATCGTCTGACTTCCATCTTGTTTTTATAGCCGGCCATTAAGACTGCACTAAACATGGACGCACCTATTTTAAAAAGAGAATGTCCATCTGGTCATGAATTACGTTCTTGCATATATAATTTGTATCTGTGATTTTAATGGGTAGATAAGGCGGAAAGCAAGGATAATCCGTATTGGCACTGTAAGTCAAGGCATGGGATCAGTCAGCGGGTGCCAGCCCGGCTTTTTTAATGGCAGCTCGTGCCAGAATCGGCAACACGTCAAAATAAGGCACAGTCAGATGCTCCTGATGCAAGGCCAGCGGGATTTCCGTACAGCCGGCAATAATAGCCTGCGCACCCTCTGATACGAGGCTGACGGCAACCGCTGCCAGGTCCGAAGAGATGTGTTGGCGGGAGCGGGTCGATCGGGAATTTTTGATCTCATAAATGGCCGCCATAACTCGGGCTTGGAGGGCTTCACCGGGCACCAGCGTTGTGAGGCCGGCAACTACCAGCCGCTTTTGAAACAAACCACCGCTGATGGTGCCGGTGGTGCCCATCAGACCAACGATTTCGATGTCCGCATGATTGCTGCTGATGGCTTCGGTAACAGCATCGAAAATGGACAAAATGGGCAATTTTGAATGCTGGCGCATTTGTTCGAGATAAAAATGCGCCGACACACAGGGCATAATGATAAAATCCGCACCGGCCGCCTGCAGCGCATTACAGCCGGCCACAAGGGTGGTCAACGGTG
This genomic window contains:
- a CDS encoding amino acid racemase — protein: MKEKTIGILGGMGPEATLECYAQIIKNTPARSDQQHLRVVIDSNPKVPDRTAAITGKGPSPLTTLVAGCNALQAAGADFIIMPCVSAHFYLEQMRQHSKLPILSIFDAVTEAISSNHADIEIVGLMGTTGTISGGLFQKRLVVAGLTTLVPGEALQARVMAAIYEIKNSRSTRSRQHISSDLAAVAVSLVSEGAQAIIAGCTEIPLALHQEHLTVPYFDVLPILARAAIKKAGLAPAD
- a CDS encoding HAD family hydrolase, which translates into the protein MQQIAKPKANPKDNNTTSPNQVAAFFDFDETLLQVESGRLGIQWLWDRRLMPIGYVLKILVCAFFYRQGLLSEERMVKILLTYYKNKRLVDFQKGATEFYQAYLKPCLAPAIVARVQDHKTQGHVLVLISGSVRYMLKPVAKDLGFDHLLCTDLEVNADGQLTGRPLGPVCVGQNKQRLTLALAQNIGLDLQRSYAYGNHPSDLPLLEIVGHPHAVAPNRILKKIAQQRSWPILNYR